The Fulvia fulva chromosome 13, complete sequence genome window below encodes:
- a CDS encoding Deoxyribodipyrimidine photo-lyase: protein MSLLLRLSRSFRGPIIAISRPCLLASIPQHRSTFHTSPASNMPPKKHARSASHEEGHPELKHPSTKRAKEIDQHTPYEELVSLLDANDASAKPKNVLHWFRSKDLRLEDNRALHAASQKAKEGDGNLICLYLHSPKDLTWHGTSPARLDFILETLRLMKQQLEKLNIPLHIATVESRSVKTNTVLDFAETYDITHIYANMEYEVDELRRDIDLSNAVVKNDYYDISFEVLHDQTVITPLTLTTGAGSPMKVFTPYHKAWLAETKSEPALFEDLVPGPEANGDGAREELKRLFGGDLPGMPEGKSFEQYEEDRERLRALWPAGHDAGMKRLDDFLEKKVKNYAAHRSEPALDPSSRLSPYFSSGVVSVREVLKRTKEFNNGKHFDAGDRGVDSWVREIVFREFYRHIMVVIPHNSMNLPQNLKFDFVEWEDDEEGYRKWEEGRTGVPLVDAGMRQLSSEAYMHNRLRMNTSSYLRANMLIDYRRGERYFAETLIDWDLSNNTQGWEPSYTIFNPVVQAEKCDPNGDYIRKWVPELKDVKGKAVFDPFNRLSQGEFEKLGYPEPHVEFRESQTRAKERYKRDLADADP from the exons GCACTTTCCATACTTCCCCAGCTTCCAACATGCCGCCTAAGAAACACGCCCGCTCCGCGTCTCACGAAGAAGGCCACCCAGAGCTGAAACATCCCTCCACAAAGCGAGCAAAAGAAATCGACCAACACACCCCCTACGAAGAACTTGTCTCCCTCCTCGACGCGAACGATGCCTCAGCCAAACCCAAAAACGTGCTACACTGGTTCCGCAGCAAAGACCTCCGCCTCGAAGACAACCGCGCCCTCCACGCAGCCTCCCAAAAAGCCAAAGAGGGAGACGGTAACCTCATCTGCCTCTACCTCCACTCCCCCAAAGACCTAACATGGCACGGCACATCCCCCGCGCGGCTAGATTTCATCCTCGAAACCCTCCGCCTAATGAAACAGCAGCTCGAAAAACTCAACATCCCCCTCCACATCGCCACCGTCGAAAGCAGGAGCGTCAAAACAAATACAGTCCTAGACTTCGCCGAAACTTACGACATAACACACATCTACGCCAACATGGAATACGAAGTCGACGAACTCCGCCGGGACATAGACCTCTCCAACGCAGTCGTGAAAAACGACTACTACGACATTTCCTTCGAGGTATTACACGACCAGACCGTCATCACGCCCCTAACGCTCACAACAGGAGCCGGCTCACCGATGAAGGTCTTCACCCCGTACCATAAAGCCTGGCTCGCCGAGACGAAGAGTGAGCCAGCGTTGTTTGAGGATTTGGTCCCGGGGCCGGAGGCCAATGGGGATGGGGCGAGGGAGGAGTTGAAGAGGTTGTTTGGTGGGGATTTGCCTGGTATGCCGGAAGGGAAGAGCTTTGAGCAGTATGAAGAGGACCGGGAGCGGTTGAGGGCATTGTGGCCGGCGGGTCATGATGCGGGGATGAAGAGACTTGATGACTTCTTGGAGAAGAAGGTGAAAAATTACGCAGCGCATCGCTCCGAGCCCGCGCTGGATCCCTCATCGCGTCTCTCGCCGTACTTCTCCTCTGGCGTGGTGAGTGTGCGTGAAGTGCTGAAGCGGACGAAAGAATTCAACAACGGGAAGCACTTCGACGCCGGGGACAGGGGCGTTGATTCGTGGGTCAGGGAAATTGTGTTCCGGGAGTTTTATCGGCATATCATGGTTGTGATTCCACATAATAGCATGAATCTGCCGCAGAATCTGAAGTTTGATTTTGTGGAGTGGGAGGATGATGAGGAGGGGTATAGGAAGTGGGAGGAGGGGAGGACGGGGGTGCCGTTGGTTGATGCGGGGATGAGGCAGTTGAGCAGTGAG GCCTACATGCACAACCGCCTCCGCATGAACACCTCCTCCTACCTGCGCGCAAACATGCTGATCGACTACCGGCGCGGCGAGCGCTACTTTGCGGAAACACTGATCGACTGGGACCTATCCAACAACACGCAAGGCTGGGAGCCGAGCTACACCATCTTCAACCCCGTCGTGCAGGCGGAGAAGTGTGATCCCAATGGCGATTACATCCGGAAGTGGGTGCCGGAGCTGAAGGATGTGAAGGGGAAGGCGGTTTTTGATCCGTTCAATAGGTTGAGTCAGGGGGAGTTTGAGAAGTTGGGGTATCCGGAGCCGCATGTGGAGTTTAGGGAGAGTCAGACGAGGGCCAAGGAGAGGTATAAGAGGGATCTTGCTGATGCTGATCCGTGA
- a CDS encoding pH-response regulator protein palI/prr-5, producing the protein MLRPATPLSIIFLVAFVLLLLSTLSTPVIKGIPLGSFQGYNFGVLGYCKGDTCEGPRIGYSTGTKDGLFNGTNTEADFSLPSSTRNSLSAILVVHPIAALLCLICLGLGIAAHFHGPSHSPRYLLALLILTIPTLLVTLLAFLVDILLFVPHMQWGGWIVLVATILIIASSIVTCAMRRTLVSRKARKKRIAENADMNGQNYYENLAQNRMMVDSLPKADSPPPMSGSTAVDKNGSSNFATDEMKRQETMSEGGGRRSQDDSTPLNPTRDPSIRSASTNGGRTPYAQDPMAPPMPMDGRPRYENQNGMPRRLSRDQYGNPIPPGAEVGAMAAAGLRHQGSQGSLGSNPSQPSNGYPRGRGGYGPPPRGYGPPRGARGAYGPPRGGRGGYGPPPPPGFYRGRGGPPPGMMGRGGPPPMMGRGGPPPPGYGYDYSYGPPRSGPSPSYEQPSPPMAMPNHDQFVAGPVMVDGIGQAIEMDERHGSPQQGSPAPLNHAYDNGQYGLRDSDADVAGMIGLQQGQEQHDAAPHTLSPPPQDGGRQGDVRSPSSMYSDQTYVPPPTQWSAVPSPLDHGQHENGLLSRNTLDTNISSSSGDYSSGLPSSRVLPLSPVPASPTGRSARGSHSPRHNRAGSEAYYEDVDPRFAEEQNPSAFHAMSPADDMAPHNAVRDSGIPNALTPGPGQAVHYQGNQHLSPEAYATNAADHGISSSSVEGRLPLNDSAGHLEPIPDGARSPGEGSEASHFTSVSQRGINPNWRPGPPGGYAGSNLGPNGSSASAVQRRREDTILSANPDFSIPGVGLGGRGGGRGRGRGGTNALPPSALGGGLTPAGRYPTDI; encoded by the exons ATGCTACGTCCCGCCACTCCGCTGTCCATCATCTTCCTGGTTGCCTTTGTGCTCCTGCTACTGAGCACGCTATCAACACCCGTCATCAAAGGCATCCCGCTGGGCAGCTTCCAAGGATACAACTTTGGTGTACTGGGATACTGCAAAGGAGACACATGTGAGGGGCCGCGGATAGGGTACAGCACAG GTACAAAAGATGGCCTCTTCAATGGGACCAACACCGAAGCCGACTTCTCCCTTCCTTCCTCCACACGGAACAGCCTCTCTGCCATCCTCGTCGTCCACCCGATCGCCGCTCTGCTGTGCCTGATATGCCTGGGCCTAGGCATTGCCGCACACTTTCACGGTCCATCGCACTCTCCGCGCTATCTTCTGGCCCTTCTCATCCTCACCATCCCGACTCTGCTCGTCACGCTCCTGGCTTTCCTCGTCGATATTCTGCTGTTCGTGCCTCATATGCAATGGGGCGGCTGGATCGTGCTGGTGGCTACCATCCTCATCATTGCATCCAGCATAGTAACATGCGCCATGAGACGGACACTGGTCAGCCGGAAGGCAAGGAAGAAGCGTATTGCAGAGAATGCGGATATGAATGGTCAGAACTACTACGAGAACCTGGCTCAGAACCGAATGATGGTCGACTCGCTTCCCAAGGCTGATAGCCCTCCCCCCATGAGTGGCAGCACGGCTGTCGATAAGAACGGCAGCTCGAACTTTGCTACTGATGAGATGAAGAGGCAGGAAACTATGAGCGAAGGCGGTGGAAGGAGGAGTCAGGACGATAGTACGCCTCTGAACCCGACTCGCGACCCCAGCATCAGGTCTGCGAGCACCAATGGCGGACGGACACCCTACGCACAGGATCCAATGGCACCGCCAATGCCAATGGATGGCAGACCGAGATACGAGAACCAGAACGGCATGCCCAGACGGCTGAGTAGAGACCAGTATGGCAACCCGATCCCACCAGGTGCTGAGGTGGGAGCAATGGCAGCTGCAGGTTTAAGGCATCAAGGATCACAAGGCTCTCTTGGGTCAAACCCATCGCAGCCATCGAATGGCTACCCCAGAGGCAGAGGCGGTTACGGACCTCCTCCACGTGGATATGGACCTCCGAGAGGCGCGAGAGGTGCATATGGACCACCGCGAGGCGGACGTGGAGGATATggaccaccaccaccaccggGCTTCTACCGCGGGCGAGGAGGACCACCGCCTGGCATGATGGGCCGTGGAGGTCCTCCACCAATGATGGGTCGAGGCGGACCACCTCCACCTGGTTACGGCTACGATTACAGCTACGGACCACCACGAAGTGGACCTTCGCCTTCATACGAGCAGCCTTCCCCGCCAATGGCCATGCCGAATCACGATCAGTTTGTAGCTGGACCAGTCATGGTTGATGGCATCGGTCAAGCAATTGAAATGGACGAGCGACACGGTAGCCCGCAGCAAGGGAGCCCAGCACCACTGAATCATGCCTACGACAATGGACAATATGGACTCAGAGACAGTGACGCAGACGTTGCAGGTATGATTGGCTTGCAGCAGGGACAAGAACAGCATGATGCAGCACCTCACACTCTATCGCCACCTCCACAAGATGGTGGAAGGCAGGGTGATGTGCGAAGTCCATCGAGCATGTACTCTGACCA AACATATGTGCCGCCCCCAACTCAGTGGAGCGCAGTACCTTCTCCGCTCGACCATGGTCAGCATGAGAATGGTTTGCTCTCGCGGAATACGTTAGACACGAACATCTCGAGCTCATCAGGTGATTACTCGTCTGGTCTGCCATCGTCAAGAGTCCTACCACTGTCGCCAGTTCCAGCTTCTCCAACTGGTCGATCAGCACGTGGCAGCCACAGTCCACGCCACAACCGTGCTGGTAGCGAAGCATACTATGAAGACGTCGATCCTCGCTTTGCAGAGGAGCAGAACCCATCAGCATTTCATGCGATGAGTCCGGCGGATGACATGGCACCTCACAATGCTGTGCGGGATAGCGGGATACCGAATGCTCTCACACCGGGTCCTGGCCAAGCCGTACACTACCAAGGTAACCAACATTTGAGTCCCGAGGCCTACGCCACGAACGCAGCTGATCACGGCATTAGCTCATCGTCTGTAGAAGGACGACTTCCCTTGAATGACTCAGCTGGTCATCTGGAGCCTATTCCGGATGGTGCCAGATCTCCTGGTGAAGGCAGTGAAGCTTCACACTTTACTTCTGTAAGTCAAAGAGGCATCAATCCAAACTGGAGACCTGGTCCTCCTGGTGGATATGCAGGCAGTAATCTAGGACCAAATGGCAGCTCAGCTTCTGCAGTCCAGAGGAGGAGAGAAGATACCATCCTCTCTGCCAATCCTGACTTTTCGATTCCTGGCGTGGGACTTGGCGGTAGAGGGGGAGGACGAGGACGAGGCAGAGGCGGCACAAATGCACTTCCGCCTAGTGCGCTAGGAGGTGGATTGACTCCTGCAGGACGCTACCCTACGGACATCTAG
- a CDS encoding Putative formamidase: MPKYSFHVNRKQYHLNWDNRQPPQLTVNSGDVVTFDCIDGSNYQINLNSTAKDVANLDTSIADPVFGPVYINRAEPGNALEIEVLELEHADWGWTAIVPGFGLLGDEFPEAHLKIWNLPTSTPLTNGESKLNGHSHQRLAPFNDKIHIPIHPFMGTMGVAPSQPGAFSTIPPLDTGGNIDCRHITRGTKLILPVRTPGALFSCGDGHAAQGDGEVCGSAIETPMRVTVRFKVVKSQPHVQSPHFWSPPRRLEDEVLPDKGSYSTMGIDEDILEATRKAVRAMIEWLGVTKGLERVEAYMLCSVAVDLKMSEIVDMPNFAIVATVPLNIFVDGES, encoded by the coding sequence ATGCCAAAGTATTCATTCCATGTCAACAGGAAGCAATATCACTTGAACTGGGACAACCGTCAGCCACCACAACTGACAGTCAACTCGGGCGATGTGGTAACGTTCGACTGTATCGATGGCAGCAACTACCAGATCAACCTAAACTCAACAGCAAAAGATGTGGCGAACCTCGACACATCAATAGCAGACCCAGTCTTTGGCCCTGTCTACATCAACAGAGCTGAACCCGGCAATGCCCTCGAGATCGAAGTCCTCGAGCTGGAACACGCCGACTGGGGCTGGACCGCCATCGTCCCAGGCTTCGGTCTGCTAGGCGATGAGTTCCCCGAAGCACATCTCAAAATCTGGAACTTACCTACATCAACACCACTCACAAACGGCGAATCCAAACTCAACGGCCACTCCCACCAACGCCTCGCCCCCTTCAACGACAAAATCCACATCCCAATCCATCCCTTCATGGGAACCATGGGCGTAGCCCCATCCCAACCCGGCGCCTTCTCTACAATCCCACCCCTGGACACCGGCGGCAACATCGACTGCCGCCACATCACCCGAGGAACAAAACTCATCCTCCCCGTCCGAACCCCCGGCGCTCTCTTCTCCTGCGGCGACGGCCACGCAGCCCAAGGCGACGGCGAAGTCTGCGGTTCCGCCATCGAGACGCCCATGCGCGTGACTGTTCGCTTCAAAGTCGTCAAGTCACAACCGCACGTCCAGTCGCCGCACTTCTGGAGTCCGCCCAGACGGCTGGAGGATGAGGTCCTGCCGGACAAGGGATCGTATTCGACGATGGGGATTGATGAGGATATTCTGGAGGCTACGAGGAAGGCGGTCAGGGCTATGATTGAGTGGCTGGGGGTTACGAAGGGGTTGGAGAGGGTGGAGGCGTATATGCTTTGTAGTGTTGCGGTGGATTTGAAGATGAGTGAGATTGTGGATATGCCGAATTTTGCGATTGTGGCGACGGTGCCGTTGAATATTTTCGTGGATGGGGAATCGTGA
- a CDS encoding MFS siderochrome iron transporter 1, which translates to MPSEASSRPAQLRLQQFDSDPEYRPLLAPHPRTRGMEKTDSGSEPPRASTSKAPVDLNSIVEEGTTLFERKCLLINAEIDNNGMGRYQWSIWFLCGFGYFLDLLWAQAFGLVLSPLEQELGFAGNQSGNISIAFSAGLTAGAFVWGVLVDIIGRKWAFNITCLIGAAFGLGLGGCNTYSSFLVITAFVGFGIGGNIPIDTTICLEFIPQNKRFMLALLSIFQPIGVVVCCIIAYGFIPTYSCEPNFTQGDRALPSCKNVPSGQACCTRSSNMGWRYLMFTIGGITLAVFFLRFVVFNFKESPKFLVYRGQDAKAVEVLEHIAKTNKRPCGVTLADFEALDQADAMRTDGMRHTEGPSTFNGKFRAEMLRYGSLVQDWRMTRLTILVWLTYAFDYWGFTLAGTYLPSILAIKNGALDLSLRHTYRSYIAIYAPGIVGVVLGAMMYGVPAIGRKWTMVISSALMGISIFLFSTVNSEASNIGLNVMEYFFQSMFNSVLYGWTPEVFAAPIRGTASGVASFWGRLFSILAPLTAQSVIPAGGLSVENGSINEVLYLAGGLTMGAVITTALLPNRLGKQSM; encoded by the exons ATGCCTTCAGAAGCGTCATCTCGACCCGCGCAGCTGCGCTTGCAGCAATTCGATTCTGACCCAGAGTATCGACCTTTGTTGGCACCACACCCAAGGACGAGAGGTATGGAGAAGACAGACAGCGGCAGCGAGCCGCCGCGTGCTTCGACGTCCAAGGCGCCCGTTGACCTGAACAGCATTGTCGAAGAAGGCACGACCTTGTTTGAAAGAAAATGCCTACTTATCAATGCAGAAATCGACAATAATGGCATGGGTCGATACCAATG GTCCATCTGGTTCCTATGCGGCTTCGGCTACTTCCTCGACCTACTATGGGCCCAAGCATTCGGTCTAGTACTGTCGCCTCTCGAGCAAGAACTAGGCTTCGCAGGCAATCAGTCTGGAAATATCAGCATCGCATTCTCTGCGGGGCTCACGGCTGGCGCATTCGTATGGGGAGTGCTCGTCGACATTATCGGGAGAAAGTGGGCCTTTAATATCACCTGCCTCATCGGCGCAGCATTTGGTCTCGGACTCGGGGGGTGCAATACGTACAGTTCGTTCCTGGTCATTACAGCTTTCGTGGGCTTTGGCATAGGAGGCAACATTCCCATCGACACGACGATCTGTCTTGAGTTCATCCCGCAGAACAAACGTTTTATGCTGGCTCTATTGTCAATTTTCCAGCCGATTGGAGTGGTGGTCTGCTGCATCATTGCATATGGATTCATTCCTACTTACTCATGTGAGCCGAACTTCACCCAAGGAGACAGGGCCTTACCTTCGTGCAAGAACGTCCCCTCTGGTCAGGCATGTTGCACTCGATCCAGCAACATGGGTTGGAGGTACTTGATGTTCACGATCGGAGGCATCACCTTGGCAGTCTTCTTCCTCCGCTTTGTTGTATTCAACTTCAAGGAGTCGCCAAAGTTTTTAGTCTATCGAGGTCAAGACGCAAAGGCCGTGGAGGTCTTGGAACATATCGCCAAAACGAACAAGAGACCGTGTGGCGTCACGCTTGCTGACTTTGAAGCCCTGGATCAGGCGGATGCGATGAGGACCGACGGCATGCGGCACACAGAAGGACCATCGACTTTCAATGGCAAGTTCAGGGCAGAAATGCTTCGATATGGCTCACTCGTCCAAGACTGGCGCATGACACGCCTCACGATACTTGTCTGGTTGACCTATGCCTTCGACTACTGGGGTTTCACACTTGCCGGTACGTACCTTCCAAGCATTCTGGCCATCAAGAACGGAGCCCTCGATCTGTCCTTGCGACACACCTACCGCAGCTACATCGCAATCTACGCACCTGGCATCGTCGGAGTAGTGCTTGGAGCCATGATGTATGGCGTGCCAGCGATCGGAAGGAAGTGGACCATGGTGATCAGCTCGGCGCTTATGGGCATCTCAATCTTCCTCTTCAGCACCGTCAACAGCGAAGCCTCGAACATCGGTCTCAATGTCATGGAGTACTTCTTCCAGAGCATGTTCAACTCGGTGCTCTATGGCTGGACACCAGAAGTCTTCGCTGCACCAATTCGTGGAACCGCTTCCGGTGTTGCTAGCTTTTGGGGCCGGCTGTTCTCGATTCTGGCGCCGTTGACTGCGCAGTCGGTCATTCCTGCGGGCGGGCTGTCGGTTGAGAACGGCTCGATCAATGAGGTGCTGTACCTTGCAGGTGGGTTGACAATGGGTGCTGTCATCACCACAGCACTGCTACCGAATCGTCTTGGGAAGCAGAGTATGTAA